In the Xanthobacteraceae bacterium genome, AAGGCGGCCGAAGCGGTCGTCTCCGGCTGGAACCAGTATCCCCCGATGATGGGTCTGCCGGAGCTGCGTGCCGCGGTCGCAAGACACTACGCGCACTGGCAGGACGTAACGCTCGATCCCGAATCCGAGATCATGGTCACGTCCGGCGCGACCGAGGCGCTCACCGGCGCGATCCTCACATTGATCGAGCCGGGCGACGAAGTCGTGTTGTTCCAGCCGCTCTACGATTCCTACCTGCCGATGGTGAAACGCGCGGGCGGGATTCCGAAACTGGTGCGCCTTGAGCCGCCGCACTGGCGCATCACCGAAGACGCCCTGAAGCGTGTGTTCACGAAGAAGACCAAAGCCGTACTGTTCAACAATCCGCACAATCCCGCAGGCATCGTGTACGGCATGGAAGACCTGCAACTGCTCGCGCGCTTCTGCGAGGAATACGACGCCGTCGCGATCTGCGACGAAGTGTGGGAGCACGTCGTGTTCGACGGGCGCAAGCACATCTCGATGCTCAGCGTGCCGGGCATGCGCGAGCGCACCGTGAAGATCGGCTCCGCCGGAAAAATATTCTGCCTGACGGGATGGAAAGTCGGCTTCGTCTGCGCCGCGCCCGCGCTGATGCGCGGACTCTCCAAGGCGCACCAGTTCATCACCTTCACCACGCCGCCGAACCTGCAAACGGCAGTGGCCTATGGTCTCGGCAAGGAAGACGATTATTTTCTCGGCATGCGCCGCGAACTCGCGCGCTCCCGCGACCGCTTCACGGCCGGGCTGAAGACCGTCGGCTTCGATCCGCTGGAAAGCCAGGGCACATACTTCATGAATGTCGATCTGGCCGCGCTCGGCATCAACGAGCGGGACAGCGATTTCTGCCAGCGGCTGGTGACGGAGAACAAGGTGGCCGCGATTCCGGTCTCGGCGTTCTACGCGGAAGACCCGGTGACGAGCGTGGTGCGCTTCTGCTTTGCGAAGCGCGACGCGACGCTCGATGGCGCGATCGAACGATTGCGCGTCGCCTCGAAGCGTTAAGCCTTCTTTAACCATAACCTTCCAGTCTCCTTACTTCCGTAAGGAGAGGGCTATGGCTCACAAGATCAGCTATCGCGCGCGCTCGACGCTCACCAGCAAGGGGCAGATCACGCTTCCCGTCGTGCTGCGGCGGTTGTGGGACCTCAATTCCGGCGACGAAATCGATTTCACGCTGCAGGAGGACGGCCGCGTCCTGTTGCGAAAGCGGTTGCGCTTGCCGCAGCAGGCCGTCGAAAACTAGGCTCCGCCACCGCAATCGTGCCGCGCGCTCCCGTCATTTGCCGCGCGCTCCCGTTCCATGCTTGGAAGGCTGCCGGACAGGAATGACGGCAGATGATCCGCGCGAAGGAAGTGCTGGCCTCCGGCCATTGGGACCGGGCCAGCGAAACCGACACCATCGAATTGCCCCATGACGGGCGCGGCCTGCGCCGTGTCGCGATGCGGGCAAACGGCGACACCGTTTTCATGCTGGACGCTGGTGACGAAGGCGTCCTGCGCGATGGCGACGGCATCAAACTGGAAGACGGGCGCATCGTTCGCGTCGTGGCGGCTGCGGAACAACTGGTCGAAGCAACCGCTCCCGACGCCCAGACCCTCTCGCTGTTAGCCTATGCCT is a window encoding:
- a CDS encoding aminotransferase, with amino-acid sequence MHPVFANLPVTVFEVMSRLAREHDAINLGQGFPDDPGPEDVRRKAAEAVVSGWNQYPPMMGLPELRAAVARHYAHWQDVTLDPESEIMVTSGATEALTGAILTLIEPGDEVVLFQPLYDSYLPMVKRAGGIPKLVRLEPPHWRITEDALKRVFTKKTKAVLFNNPHNPAGIVYGMEDLQLLARFCEEYDAVAICDEVWEHVVFDGRKHISMLSVPGMRERTVKIGSAGKIFCLTGWKVGFVCAAPALMRGLSKAHQFITFTTPPNLQTAVAYGLGKEDDYFLGMRRELARSRDRFTAGLKTVGFDPLESQGTYFMNVDLAALGINERDSDFCQRLVTENKVAAIPVSAFYAEDPVTSVVRFCFAKRDATLDGAIERLRVASKR
- a CDS encoding AbrB/MazE/SpoVT family DNA-binding domain-containing protein, which encodes MAHKISYRARSTLTSKGQITLPVVLRRLWDLNSGDEIDFTLQEDGRVLLRKRLRLPQQAVEN